DNA from Streptomyces sp. NBC_01260:
GTGCCGGGACAGATAGCCGCTGCGGGACTCCCACACCAGCTCGCCCGACAGCCGCGCCTCGGTGACCACGGTGACCTCGGTGCCGCGTCGGTGCGGCGTCAACCCAGCTGCGTACACGGTCAGTTCGAGTTCGTCCGTGGGATGCAGCACCCGGTGTGCGGTGATCTCGATCCAGGTGTGGACGAGTCCGGTGACCGGCAGCGGGAAGCGCCGTCGGGTCATCAGGCGCATGGCGAGCGGGAAGGCCAGGACGTGGGGGTAGGTGACCGGCAGGGCGCCCGGATCGGCGAAGCCGCAGATCCTGCGGTACGCGGCCAGCGGCCTTGCGGCGACGGGTGCGGCCGGGCGGGTCGCCCGGTCGGCCGGCAGCGCGGCGTTTGGCCGGCCGGCCCGTTTGAAGGGGGAGGTGGCGGCTCCGCGCGCCAGCGACAGGATCAGGCTCGCCACCGGGTCACGCCCCCAGCAGGCTCTGGCCGCAGACCCGGACGATCTGGCCGTTGACGGCGCTCGACGCGGGCTGGGCGAACCAGGCGGTCGTCTCGGCGACATCGACCGGGAGGCCGCCCTGCGAGAGGGAGTTCATCCGGCGGCCCGCCTCGCGGATGAAGAGCGGGACGGCGGCGGTCATCTTCGTCTCGATGAAGCCGGGGGCGACCGCGTTGACCGTGACGCCGTGGTCGGCGGCGGCGCGCGGGGCGAGCGAGCGGACCAGGCCGATGATGCCGGCCTTGCTGGCCGCGTAGTTGGTCTGGCCGTTGTTGCCGGCGATGCCCGCGATGGAGGCGGTGGCGACGATCCGGCCGCCGCGGTTGACGGTGCCGGTCTTCAGCAGCGCGTCCGTGGTGCGCAGGACGCTGTCGAGGTTGACGTCGATGACGGAAGCCCAGCGGTCGGCGGCCATGTTGGCGAGCCGCCGGTCACGGGTGATGCCGGCGTTGTGGACGAGGATGTCGAGGCCGTCCGGGGCGGCGGCGGAGATCCGGGGGGCCGCGTCGTCCGCGGTGATGTCCAGCGCCAGGGCGGTGGCGCCGAGCCGGTCGGCGGTGCGCACCAGGTCCTCCCGGGCCTGCGGAACGTCCAGGCAGATGACGTGGGCGCCGTCCCGGGCCAGCACCGAGGCGACCGAGGCGCCGATGCCGCGGGCCGCGCCGGTGACCAGCGCGGTACGTCCGGCGAGCGGGGCGGCCCAGTCGGCGACCGGGCCGGGGGTGGCCGAGGACACCTCGATGACCTGGCCGCTGATGTAGGCGGACCGGGGCGACAGCAGGAAGCGCAGGGTGGATTCGGCGCCCTCGACCGCGCCGGGCGTGAGGCGCACCAGCTGCACGGTCGCGCCCTTGCCGATCTCCTTGCCGAGCGAGCGCACAAAGCCTTCGAGGGCCTGCTGGGCGGCGGCCTGGTGGTGGTCGTCCGGGGACGGGCGCACTCCGACGACGACGATGCGGCCGCCCGGTGCGAGCGAGCGGACGACGGGGTGCAGCGCGGCGTGCACGTCCCCGAGCCCGGCGGCGGTGTCGACGGCCGTGGCGTCCAGGACGACCGCGGCCGGCCGGTCGGCGCTCGCCCTCACCTCCAGGCCGGTCGCGGCGAGGATCGCGCCCAGCTCATCGGTG
Protein-coding regions in this window:
- a CDS encoding MaoC family dehydratase, which gives rise to MASLILSLARGAATSPFKRAGRPNAALPADRATRPAAPVAARPLAAYRRICGFADPGALPVTYPHVLAFPLAMRLMTRRRFPLPVTGLVHTWIEITAHRVLHPTDELELTVYAAGLTPHRRGTEVTVVTEARLSGELVWESRSGYLSRHATRTGTTAKATGTTPETTAAPPPAAAVALPAIAEWRLPADLGRRYGAASGDRNPIHLYPLTARLFGFPRAIAHGMWTVARCLAEAPRPHLIHTVRADFKAPVLLPGTVTYASDGTGFQLRDGSGDNERIHLTGTAAPRTGG
- a CDS encoding 3-oxoacyl-ACP reductase, whose protein sequence is MADRYLHFTGTATGRFLTRRIGLPQPAPLRRWSLETQSLTGPVLHLTAGDSTATDELGAILAATGLEVRASADRPAAVVLDATAVDTAAGLGDVHAALHPVVRSLAPGGRIVVVGVRPSPDDHHQAAAQQALEGFVRSLGKEIGKGATVQLVRLTPGAVEGAESTLRFLLSPRSAYISGQVIEVSSATPGPVADWAAPLAGRTALVTGAARGIGASVASVLARDGAHVICLDVPQAREDLVRTADRLGATALALDITADDAAPRISAAAPDGLDILVHNAGITRDRRLANMAADRWASVIDVNLDSVLRTTDALLKTGTVNRGGRIVATASIAGIAGNNGQTNYAASKAGIIGLVRSLAPRAAADHGVTVNAVAPGFIETKMTAAVPLFIREAGRRMNSLSQGGLPVDVAETTAWFAQPASSAVNGQIVRVCGQSLLGA